The genomic window acatccatatacagaatgacagacagacagacagacagacagacagacagacagacaaattgccATACAAACGGACAATGCATGCTAACTACACAATGTACCTTGGCTGCTTCTACCATTCTTCCTGTAGCATCAGCCAAGCCCTTAGCGGCTAGTAGAAGTCGTGCTCTTGCATCCTGGTCTGACAGTCCTCCTGCCTCTTCCATGATTCCACCAACCATCTGAGATGTCGCCTGGGCAATGATCTTTGTCTGCTTGACGAGTTCTTGTGGATTACCTGAAGTGAGTGTGAAATATGATGAGCAAACAGTTTGAAAGGTATGCAAGAAAATTAATAAtagaaacatgcacacatagtcacacacacacacacacacacacacacacacacacacacacacacacacacacacacacacacacacacacacacacacacacacacacacacacacacacacacacacacacacacacacacacacacacacacacacacacacacacacacacacacacacacacacacacacacacacacacacaccgggcagatagacaaacaacacacacacaacacacacacacacacacacacacacacacacacacacacacacacacacacacacacacacacacacacacacacacacacacacaccaggcagatagacaaacaacacacagacagacaacacacagacaaacatgcagacagacagaccgaccgacagacagacagacagacagacagacagacagacagacagacagacacataggcaACGAGATACAAAGACTGACACTTAGACAGGCACATGACATGAGTCACCtgacacaaagacagataagcacaaacacacacatggacaaatacACGACAGACAGGCTGCGGCATCcacccacacaaacatgcccatggacacacacacacacacacacacacacacacacacacacacacacacacacacacacacacacacatacacacacaccaggcagatagacagacaacacacagacaaacagacagacagacacacacacagacaacagacaggctGCGGCAtccacctacacacacacatgccatggataaacaacacacacacacacacacacacacacacacacacacacacacacacacacacacacacacacacacacacacacacacacacacgcacgcacacacacacacacacacacacacacacacacacacacacacacacacacacacacacacaaacacacacacatccgcCTACCAATGCTAGCAAACAGTCTCTCGGTAGCAGCAAGAATAACTTCGACTTGTTCCTCGTATTTTCCAGGTTTCTGTCCACCAACTTCGATATCACGAATGTAAGTCAAAAGACCATAAAGCGCCTGAGTGACACTCGTCGCCGAACCACCGAGCTCCTTGAGAGCTCCCTCATCAGAGCAAGCATTCTATAGCACAAACAGTGAGACATTGAAATATAATGAGAAATTTGTTTATGAAAATAATTTTCTTCtctaataataaaataaaaataaaaatttattaactaaattaaaataactaaaaataaaattatttattaattaaataaaaataattataaaaatagaaataataaattaatttataaattaaattaaattggcttattaattaaattagaatatAACCATTGCAAAAAATCTAATTTTTAAgcattttttaaattttttaaatttaatttaatttttatttttgtagatttttaataattattaattaaactaacatagttataaaataattattaatgaaATTGAAATAACTATAAAATAAAAAGTTgttaataaaaacaaaattattaataaataaataaaattaaatctaatatataaagctcaaattgtctgtctgtgtgtgtgtgtgtgtgcatgttcgcgtttggcggtcacgtcttttgtccgttcgcaaccgaaatcggcacgcacactcggcacgcacactcggcacgcacaggggaaggtttgcgtaaaaaatttaaaaaaattatgcaccgggtcccctctcgaggggtcgacccccgcctaaaatttctcgacaacgcaaacgctacacattccggttcattcgaacacacgcccgcaccggtcccgtgtagaccctatgcatcgccgtccttcgcaaagcttcgagcgatcgaatatctcttgccgacgaaacttactcttctatcgcttgcgtttctctccaaattctgatcgcatttgcaccgaatccaacctacacgttttctgcagcaagcgctacacggggagtgtgtcgatttctatcgaaacaagcgcgaagaacaagattcgaattcattcagaatatccgggacctcgcaacaaagatgcacgtgacgtgtccacagacctaccttacactacagtatcttgcccgtacgaaggacgggccatggatactagtctaatatataaagctcaaattgtctgtctgtgtgtgtgtgtgtgtgcatgttcgcgtttggcggtcACGTCTTTtatccgttcgcaaccgaaatcggcacgcaaagaattaaaaaaagtatgcaccgggtcccctctcgaggggtcgacccccgcctaaaatttctcgacgacgcaaacgctacacattccggttcattcgaacacacgcccgcaccggtcccgtgtcgaccctatgcatcgccgtccttcgcaaagcttcgagcgatcgaatatctcttgccgacgaaacttactcttctatcgcttgcgtttctctccaaattctgattgcatttgcagcgaatccaacctacacgttttctgcagcaagcgctacacggggagtgtgtcgatttcgatcgaaacaagcgcgaagaacaagattcgaattcattcagcatatccgggacctcgcaacaaagattgcacgtgacgtgtccacagacctatatttacactacagtatcttgcccgtacgaaggacgggccatggatcctagttataattaaaacaattattgattatttattaaattaaaataccttacaataaaataaaaacaatcaatacataaattaaattaaaatatttattcattattaattaaaaaattaaaattattataattattgaatactaattaaataaaattaaaattaaaataaaataataattattgattattaattacattaaaaTACCTTACAAtgaaaataaatataattaataaataaataaaattaattaaattaaatcaaattaattattgattattagttatattaaaattaaattttttattgattattaattaaaataaaataaaaacagttattgattataattcataaattaaaataattatttactgaTTAATAACATCAATGACAAGGACTCACCTGTGCTGCACTAACTGTTCCCTCTACAGCTCCAGCGACATGCTTAGCAGAGTTGATGAGCTGCTCCTGACATAATGGGCTGCTGATTGTTGGGGCAACGATCTTTGTGATGCCAACAAGTTGAGATGTTGCTGTAGCCATTCCTGTAATGTAAGATAGACGTGTTTTACTTGATTGTTGGACAcacgtatacatacatgtagccagacagacagacagacacacacacacacacacacacacacacacacacacacacacacacacacacacgaacacacaagcggggacacacacacacacacacacacacacacacacacacacacacacacacacacacacacacacacacacacacacacacacacgcacacggatagacagacagacagacagacagacaaacagacagagacacatccatggacacacatgcaagcagacagatagacagacagacagacagacagacagacagacagacagacagctcatGGGATACTTCCTGAAATAGCTACCAAGCTGTTGTCTTCTTCCCGGTTAATTGCTATCCCTAAGCCAAATGGCGATGTGAGACCCATTGCTATCGGAGAATGCATTCGCCGAGTAACCTCGAGAGCCATCTGTGTGCAAATGAAAAACAGTTTTGCCAGCTTCTTCTGCCCTATCCAGCATGGAGTTTCCACAGAGAATGGTTCAGAGTTAATTATTCACCATATTGAGCTGATGCTGGAACACAACCCTGATTGGATTGTGCTGAAGTC from Corticium candelabrum chromosome 12, ooCorCand1.1, whole genome shotgun sequence includes these protein-coding regions:
- the LOC134188310 gene encoding uncharacterized protein LOC134188310; the protein is TDRQTDRQTHRQRDTKTKREEQDSNSFSISGTSQ